The genomic stretch GCCGGTCCTTATTCGTACGGTACCGTCAGACCTCCTAGAAGGAGGTGTTCTTCCCGTATAAAAGCAGTTTACGCCCCTGAGGGGTGTCTTCCTGCACGCGGCGTGGCTGCGTCAGACTTTCGTCCATTGCGCAATATTCCTCACTGCTGCCTCCCGTAGGAGTCTGGCCCGTGTCTCAGTGCCAGTGTGGCGGATCATCCTCTCAGACCCGCTACGGATCGTCGCCTTGGTGAGCTGTTACCTCACCAACTAGCTAATCCGACGCAGGCTCATCCTCAGGTGGCCGAAGCCTTTGATCGGTGGTCCATGCGGACCTCCGACGTTATGTGGTATTAGCCACGGTTTCCCGTGGTTATTCCCCGCCTGAGGGCAGATTGCCTACGCGTTACTCACCCGTGCGCCACTTTCCACCAGGTGCAAGCACCCGGCTTCTCGTTCGACTTGCATGTGTTAAGCCCGCCGCCAGCGTTCGTCCTGAGCCAGGATCAAACTCTCCATAGTAGAGAGATTGATCTCCTGTTCCATCCGAAGATGAAGCCAGGGATCGATTGCCATACCCTCTCGGGTACAGCGTGCTGTTGAGCTTGTTGTTTGGAGTGCCGAAGCACTCCGGGTTGACTTATTCTCGTCTGGTCGCTTCCAACTGGTGAACCAGTGGAGAGCGGCCGACGAGGGCTCGCTATGCTTCCAATCTCTCAATGAACGGTGCCGGTGAAGTCAAGCTGGCGAACCAGCCTTGCCTCCGGGGCGTCCTGCTAATCTACGGAATCCGTAGTGGGCTGTCAAGTGCTTCGTCGTCTCTTCTCTTGCGATCTGTAGACCCGGCGAGTGCCGGTCGGCGAAGCTCCTGCTCCTCTTTCGAGGGGAGCCCATGGTACGGGTGAATCCGGGAGGCCGCAAGGACCGGGAGGCGGGTTCACTAACCCTTCGCCCGTTCGGCTGCGACCCTCGTGGATCCGTCATCCGGTAGAGAACAGAGCAGCGGGGCGAGTCGCGAACGACGCTATCCCTGCTGCGGAGACCCATGATAGGCACCCTTCCGGCCCGTGTCTATGGACACGCGGAGGAGAGGGAGTGAGGGGTGTGTGAGGGTGAGGGGTCCGGACTCTGCTCCGCTATCTTTAAGGACACGCGCCGGGTTCCGGGGCTCCCTTCTCTCCTCCCTCTATATGGCTCGCTCTGACCGCGGTGGCATCCTGTCTGTTCTGGGCGACCGCGCCTTCTGGCTCGGCCTCGTTGTGATCGTCGTCGGTCTCATCGTGTTCGCCCTCCTCTTCAACTCGGCTGTCATGCCGATCTGGACGCGTCACGACGCCGCCGTGCAGGTGCCAGACGTGAAGGAGCTCACCCCGGAGGATGCCCAGAGTGCTCTGTTGCTCGCCGGACTCGACTGGGAGGAGCAGGAGCAGCCTTACAACCCCAACGTCCCGGCGGACGTGGTGGTGGATCAGAGTCCGTCGGCTGGGACGACTGTCAAGCCGGGGCGGCGGATCTACTACTACGTCAACGTCAGTCCGAAGCAACTGGTGGTGGTGCCGCGCGTCGTCTCGCTGTCGGAAGGCAAGGCGAGGGAGGACGTCGGGGATCGCGGCCTCGTGGTGGACCGTGTCGAGATGGACACTCTCCGGACCCCCTATGAGAACACGGTCACCCGCCAGGAGCCGGCGGCTGACAGCCGCGTGCCGGTCGGAACACGCGTTACGCTGTGGATCAGCCCCGGTGTGGAGAGCGGCCGCCAGGTGACCGTTCCCAATGTGACCGGGATGCTGGTCGAGGAAGCACGCGCTGCGATCAGCGAAGCGGAGCTCTGGGTCGACTCGCCTCGGGCGGTCGAGGGGGAGGTGACGCGTCAGGAGCCTGCTCGGGGCGAGCGCCTGAGCCCGGGGCAGGAAGTGCGCATCTATACAGAGAGCGGCGGCGACTGAGCCTCTGACGTCCTCCGATCGTCCGATGTAAGTCCTCCTTTGGCAATCGGACAGAAGACTCTGCTACTCCTCCAGGTACACCGCCGGCTCGCTCGGGTCCACGACGACCCGCTCTGCGTGCTTGGTCGGGACGACGCGACCGACGAAGTCGGGGTGGACCGGGACCTCGCGGTGGCCCCGGTCGATCAGGACGGCCAGGCGGATCGTGCGCGGGCGGCCGTACTGGAGGATGGCGTCCAGCGCGGCGCGAATGGTGCGTCCGGTGAACAGCACATCGTCCACAAG from Rubrivirga sp. SAORIC476 encodes the following:
- a CDS encoding PASTA domain-containing protein — protein: MARSDRGGILSVLGDRAFWLGLVVIVVGLIVFALLFNSAVMPIWTRHDAAVQVPDVKELTPEDAQSALLLAGLDWEEQEQPYNPNVPADVVVDQSPSAGTTVKPGRRIYYYVNVSPKQLVVVPRVVSLSEGKAREDVGDRGLVVDRVEMDTLRTPYENTVTRQEPAADSRVPVGTRVTLWISPGVESGRQVTVPNVTGMLVEEARAAISEAELWVDSPRAVEGEVTRQEPARGERLSPGQEVRIYTESGGD